Proteins encoded together in one Triticum dicoccoides isolate Atlit2015 ecotype Zavitan chromosome 7B, WEW_v2.0, whole genome shotgun sequence window:
- the LOC119336815 gene encoding putative glucose-6-phosphate 1-epimerase, giving the protein MAAATPHSPPPQLSSPFLEYITAPGGLDKVVLRGRRSCSVEIRLFGGQVTSWKNDHGEELLFVSSKAIKPPKPFRGGIPICFPQFGTQGNLEQHGFARNRLWAIDDNPPPLPVNPAIKAFVDLILKPSEDDLKMWPHSFEFRLRIALGAGGDLSLTSRIRNTNTDGRPFSYTFAYHTYFSVSDISEVRVEGLETMDYLDNMKGKERFTEQGDAIVFESEVDKVYLAAPSKVAIIDHDMRRTFVVTKEGLPDAVVWNPWDKKAKAMQDFGDLEYKHMLCVEPAAVEKPITLKPGEEWKGRLGLSAVPSSYCSGQLDPLKVLHG; this is encoded by the exons ATGGCCGCAGCCACACCCCACTCGCCGCCGCCGCAGCTTTCATCGCCCTTCCTGGAGTATATTACGGCCCCCGGCGGCCTCGACAAGGTCGTGCTCCGTGGCAGGCGCAGCTGCTCCGTGGAG ATCCGTCTTTTTGGAGGTCAAGTAACTTCATGGAAGAATGACCATGGCGAGGAGTTGCTTTTTGTCAGCAGCAAG GCCATCAAGCCTCCAAAACCGTTTCGTGGTGGGATACCTATTTGCTTTCCCCAG TTTGGAACTCAGGGAAATCTTGAGCAACATGGATTTGCAAGAAATCGGCTTTGGGCTATTGATGATAATCCACCCCCTTTACCAGTAAATCCTGCAATTAAAGCTTTTGTTGATCTTATTCTGAAGCCTAGTGAAGATGATTTAAAGATGTGGCCACACAG TTTCGAGTTTCGCTTGAGAATTGCTCTTGGTGCTGGTGGAGATTTGAGTCTCACGTCTCGAATCAGGAATACCAACACTGATGGAAGACCTTTTTCTTATACATTTGCATATCACACATACTTCTCTGTTTCTGACATAAG TGAAGTACGTGTCGAAGGGCTGGAAACAATGGACTACCTTGACAACATGAAGGGAAAGGAGCGTTTCACAGAGCAAGGAGATGCtattgtattcgaatcagaa GTTGATAAGGTATATCTTGCTGCACCCTCGAAAGTTGCAATTATTGATCATGACATGAGAAGAACATTCGTCGTGACAAAAGAAGGACTTCCAGATGCTG TTGTTTGGAACCCTTGGGATAAGAAGGCAAAAGCTATGCAAGATTTTGGGGATTTAGAATACAAGCACATGCTTTGTGTGGAGCCTGCAGCCGTTGAGAAGCCAATTACCCTCAAGCCTGGTGAAGAGTGGAAAGGAAGGCTTGGGCTCTCCGCTGTTCCTTCCAGCTACTGTAGTGGGCAGTTAGATCCATTAAAGGTCCTTCATGGTTGA